A single Nicotiana tabacum cultivar K326 chromosome 5, ASM71507v2, whole genome shotgun sequence DNA region contains:
- the LOC107801957 gene encoding pathogenesis-related protein PRMS-like, whose protein sequence is MTILIPKIQILSAVLLLFFIFTFISSADATTFDWVQQEFLKAHNDLRASVGVPPLQWDANLANFAQSWANSRKQDCNYRQHSTSPYGENIYWELYRQTPASGVVQKWFSEKQFFNQATNLCNCHPEREICECGHYLNIIWRTTTKVGCSSFTYCNDQKGVYVVCSYDPIGNVKGVNPLNPGNNVAVTSPSLPPKPLNNGTARHARGQGRGRGRGRKSRRGRGRRNKRV, encoded by the coding sequence ATGACAATACTAATCCCAAAAATCCAAATCTTATCAGCAGTATTGCTGCTGTTCTTCAttttcactttcatttcttctgCAGATGCAACAACATTCGACTGGGTCCAACAAGAATTCCTCAAGGCTCACAATGATCTAAGAGCAAGCGTTGGCGTCCCTCCTTTGCAATGGGACGCCAATTTGGCTAATTTTGCACAATCTTGGGCTAATTCACGCAAACAAGATTGCAATTATAGACAACATTCAACTAGTCCTTATGGCGAAAACATATATTGGGAACTATATAGACAGACCCCCGCGAGTGGGGTTGTTCAAAAATGGTTCTCAGAGAAGCAATTTTTCAACCAGGCGACAAATCTTTGCAATTGCCATCCTGAACGCGAGATATGTGAATGTGGCCATTACCTTAACATTATATGGCGTACTACCACGAAAGTTGGCTGcagttcatttacttattgcaATGATCAAAAGGGTGTTTATGTTGTGTGTTCGTATGATCCTATAGGAAATGTAAAAGGTGTCAACCCTTTGAATCCTGGTAACAATGTGGCTGTAACATCGCCAAGTTTACCACCAAAACCTTTGAATAATGGTACTGCACGACATGCcagaggccaaggcagaggcagaggcagaggtagaaaGTCTCGACGTGGCAGAGGTAGACGAAACAAGCGCGTTTAA